The following proteins are co-located in the Dyadobacter chenwenxiniae genome:
- a CDS encoding TIM-barrel domain-containing protein codes for MIYKYFLILLFVVAGKLSFGQGAGNFVSYETANGSIEIHGTKGVLRIQMFSPEIFKVQALPSKNAPGLDSSYSVILPPSTAALNIVETKNNIEIRSEKCALVVDKFPINVALKSGNEVKIKETRGFVQTKDSVSFLFDINPKDVFHGAGGRPFGPDLNRKGFDFYNSWEYEYFDQSTGLAQSFNVPFIISSHKCGLFFDSDRPGSMRMYVGAVDSTLLRVESASTGKWAYYLIHGNNNDEILANYTLLTGRQPLPPRWAFGYIQSKSGYDNESEATVAITKLQDQGFPVDALALDQHWYGGQNVRGNMDWDTKNWPSSAGMVKSLLDKGVKTILVADPYISTKSTNYKSAEAQSLFAKKPSSAQTYTQDVGTATAGLLDIFKPAAQGWLWEKHKKMALQGVAGWWSEKTEPDPHPMDAVHELGNAFQIHNLYALFWSKTFYNNFTKDFPEKRIFHMTRSGWAGSQRYGALPWSGDVSRYWAGLKLQIPIILQAGMSGLGYMHSDVGGAITMSDKAEKDEELDLRWFQFGTFTPILKVAGQRENIEPFNLSEPFYSTVKKYATVRYQLLPYIYSLAWKNSVSGRPVCLPMDYFNNVRALGNISDQYFFGENLLVAPVLLHGMPLRKVVLPPGKWFDFWNDEIYNGNANIFPKLTVDHIPVYARGGSFIPMSTSTTKKSTDYYNSDSLTVRFYQDISVPTSSFTMFHDDGNDPNSLSKSKYELVDFIGNVSNDQVNVTVQRTKSFDKSLAKRRLTFEIKNLTTNPTAVLLNGQAIPIVYLSAEFKSNTAYYNLLGKQLKVQFDWDCNTTAAIAVTRDGLDVITGSEPNVNDSVLTVFPNPAGSRVSVKVTVPETGFYDLEVYNVAGISVYKSTLGQHSKGKVLDLSLNLRVSSGAYLVRLWNDQGQFFTKKIVIQ; via the coding sequence ATGATATACAAATACTTCCTCATTTTACTTTTTGTGGTTGCTGGCAAGCTATCTTTTGGACAGGGCGCAGGGAATTTTGTAAGCTATGAGACGGCAAACGGAAGCATTGAGATTCACGGGACCAAAGGCGTGCTTCGCATTCAGATGTTTAGTCCGGAAATCTTTAAGGTTCAAGCTCTCCCATCCAAAAATGCACCGGGGCTTGACAGCTCCTATTCGGTGATTCTTCCTCCATCAACTGCTGCGCTCAACATTGTTGAAACCAAAAACAACATTGAGATACGATCAGAAAAGTGCGCGCTGGTTGTTGATAAATTCCCAATCAATGTTGCTTTGAAGTCTGGTAATGAGGTTAAGATAAAGGAGACCAGGGGTTTTGTACAGACGAAGGACTCTGTCAGCTTTCTTTTTGACATAAATCCAAAAGACGTTTTTCATGGCGCAGGCGGCCGACCATTTGGCCCGGATCTTAACAGGAAAGGTTTTGATTTTTATAACTCTTGGGAGTACGAATATTTTGACCAGTCTACCGGCTTAGCTCAAAGTTTTAATGTTCCCTTCATCATTTCTTCCCACAAATGTGGGCTCTTCTTCGATAGCGACAGACCGGGTTCCATGCGCATGTATGTGGGCGCTGTGGATTCAACATTGCTACGCGTGGAGTCGGCTAGCACCGGGAAGTGGGCTTATTATCTGATCCACGGCAACAATAATGACGAAATTCTTGCCAATTACACGCTCCTGACGGGCCGCCAGCCACTTCCACCGCGCTGGGCATTCGGTTACATTCAGTCGAAATCAGGTTACGACAATGAGAGTGAAGCGACGGTGGCCATTACGAAGCTCCAAGACCAGGGATTTCCGGTGGATGCATTGGCATTGGATCAGCATTGGTATGGCGGTCAAAATGTTCGTGGTAATATGGATTGGGATACAAAAAATTGGCCTAGTTCGGCTGGAATGGTAAAAAGCCTGCTTGATAAGGGTGTCAAAACCATTCTCGTTGCAGATCCTTACATTAGCACGAAGTCCACCAATTATAAATCTGCTGAGGCGCAATCCCTTTTCGCAAAAAAACCCAGCAGCGCCCAAACTTACACGCAGGATGTCGGCACTGCTACGGCGGGACTGCTTGATATTTTTAAACCCGCCGCACAAGGCTGGCTTTGGGAAAAACATAAAAAAATGGCCCTTCAGGGTGTTGCGGGCTGGTGGAGTGAGAAAACAGAGCCCGATCCGCACCCGATGGATGCCGTGCACGAGCTGGGAAATGCCTTTCAAATCCACAATCTGTATGCGCTTTTTTGGTCCAAAACCTTTTACAACAACTTCACGAAAGACTTTCCTGAAAAGCGAATTTTTCACATGACAAGGTCTGGCTGGGCCGGTTCGCAGCGATACGGCGCTTTACCTTGGAGTGGCGATGTTAGCCGTTACTGGGCTGGGTTGAAGCTACAAATCCCGATCATTTTGCAGGCCGGCATGTCCGGGCTTGGTTATATGCATTCGGATGTGGGCGGGGCCATCACTATGTCAGACAAGGCGGAAAAGGATGAAGAACTTGATCTGCGTTGGTTTCAATTCGGCACATTCACCCCAATTTTGAAAGTCGCCGGCCAGCGTGAGAATATAGAACCATTCAACCTCAGCGAGCCATTTTACAGCACGGTCAAAAAATATGCGACTGTTCGTTACCAGCTGCTGCCTTACATTTATTCATTAGCCTGGAAAAACAGCGTTTCCGGACGGCCTGTCTGTTTGCCGATGGACTATTTCAACAATGTCAGGGCGCTTGGGAATATCAGCGATCAGTATTTTTTTGGAGAAAATTTGCTGGTTGCGCCTGTACTTTTGCATGGAATGCCGTTACGGAAAGTCGTTTTACCGCCAGGAAAATGGTTTGATTTTTGGAACGATGAAATTTACAATGGCAACGCGAACATTTTCCCGAAACTTACTGTGGATCATATTCCGGTTTATGCCAGGGGCGGCAGTTTTATTCCAATGTCCACTTCCACGACTAAAAAATCAACCGATTATTATAATTCAGACAGTCTAACGGTTCGGTTTTACCAGGACATTTCGGTCCCCACATCTTCATTCACCATGTTCCATGACGACGGCAATGATCCGAATTCTTTGTCAAAATCGAAATATGAACTTGTCGACTTTATTGGGAATGTTTCCAATGATCAGGTGAATGTGACCGTTCAGCGAACTAAAAGCTTTGATAAATCGCTCGCTAAGAGGCGCCTGACGTTTGAAATAAAAAACCTTACAACCAATCCTACTGCCGTCCTGCTCAACGGCCAGGCTATCCCAATTGTTTATCTCAGCGCCGAATTCAAGAGCAACACGGCTTACTACAACTTGCTCGGCAAGCAGCTCAAAGTGCAGTTTGACTGGGATTGCAATACAACGGCAGCCATTGCAGTCACGCGCGACGGCCTCGACGTGATCACGGGTTCTGAACCGAATGTTAATGATTCTGTGCTCACTGTTTTTCCAAATCCAGCCGGGTCACGTGTGTCGGTAAAAGTAACCGTTCCGGAAACGGGCTTTTATGATTTGGAAGTGTACAATGTGGCCGGGATTTCAGTCTATAAGAGCACATTAGGACAGCATAGCAAGGGAAAAGTGCTTGATCTAAGCCTGAATTTACGAGTTTCGAGCGGTGCATATCTGGTGAGGCTTTGGAATGACCAGGGGCAGTTTTTTACAAAGAAAATAGTTATTCAATAG
- the purH gene encoding bifunctional phosphoribosylaminoimidazolecarboxamide formyltransferase/IMP cyclohydrolase, whose amino-acid sequence MSKKIQSALISVYYKDGLEPLVRLLHNNGVKLYSTGGTQTFIENLNIPVTAAEELTGYPSIFGGRVKTLHPAIMGGILYRRDDAGDVAQAQQYNIPAIDLVVVDLYPFEETVASGAGEEDIIEKIDIGGISLIRATAKNFKDTLIVSSRSQYAEVVELLTAKAGATDIEDRRYYAGQAFSVSSHYDGAINRFFTADTEKTDKALFDFTSLSSQTLRYGENPHQNAIYYGDLEGIFDKLHGKELSYNNLVDVDACVSLIDEFADAAPTFAIIKHTNACGIATAPTAKEAYDNALACDPVSAFGGVVITNTKVDLATAEELNKLFMEILIAPEYDEDALQLLKSKKNRILLKRNAVVLPQIMFKTILNGVLVQDKDLSTEVQSQFTTVTEKAPTASELTALEFALKVCKHTKSNTIVLAKENQLLASGTGQTSRVDALRQAIDKAKAFGFDLNGAVMASDAFFPFADCVEIAHLAGITAVVQPGGSIRDKDSTDYCNANGVAMVTTGIRHFKH is encoded by the coding sequence ATGTCGAAAAAAATCCAATCCGCTCTTATATCTGTATATTATAAGGATGGACTTGAACCTTTGGTTCGCCTGCTGCACAACAACGGTGTCAAACTTTACTCCACCGGCGGCACTCAGACTTTCATTGAAAATTTAAATATTCCGGTTACTGCTGCGGAAGAACTGACGGGTTACCCTTCTATTTTTGGAGGAAGAGTAAAAACATTGCACCCGGCCATTATGGGTGGCATTTTGTACCGTCGCGATGATGCTGGCGATGTAGCACAAGCGCAGCAATATAATATTCCTGCCATTGATCTGGTGGTTGTGGACCTTTATCCATTTGAAGAAACTGTTGCTTCGGGTGCAGGAGAAGAGGATATTATTGAAAAAATCGACATTGGAGGCATTTCGCTGATTCGTGCCACTGCCAAAAATTTTAAAGATACACTGATCGTTTCCTCACGCAGCCAATATGCGGAGGTTGTGGAGCTGCTGACCGCAAAAGCGGGAGCAACGGACATTGAAGACCGCCGTTACTATGCCGGTCAGGCATTTTCCGTTTCATCACATTATGACGGTGCGATCAACCGCTTTTTTACTGCTGATACAGAAAAAACAGATAAGGCGCTTTTTGACTTTACAAGTCTGTCTTCACAAACATTGCGTTACGGCGAAAACCCACATCAGAATGCCATTTACTACGGCGATCTGGAAGGAATTTTTGATAAACTGCATGGTAAGGAGTTGTCTTACAATAATTTAGTGGACGTTGATGCCTGCGTAAGTCTGATCGACGAATTCGCTGATGCAGCACCGACATTTGCTATTATCAAACATACAAATGCTTGCGGGATTGCAACTGCGCCTACTGCGAAGGAAGCCTATGACAATGCATTGGCTTGCGATCCGGTTTCGGCGTTTGGCGGTGTGGTGATCACGAATACAAAAGTGGACTTGGCTACTGCTGAGGAGCTTAATAAACTATTCATGGAAATCCTCATCGCTCCTGAGTATGATGAAGATGCATTACAGCTATTGAAATCCAAGAAAAACAGGATTTTGCTGAAACGCAATGCGGTGGTTTTGCCACAAATTATGTTCAAAACCATCCTGAACGGCGTTTTGGTGCAGGATAAAGATCTTTCAACCGAGGTTCAATCCCAATTCACAACAGTAACCGAAAAGGCCCCGACTGCAAGCGAGCTTACTGCACTCGAATTTGCATTGAAAGTTTGCAAGCATACGAAGTCCAATACAATTGTTTTGGCAAAGGAAAACCAACTCTTAGCTAGCGGAACCGGGCAAACTTCCCGCGTAGACGCATTGCGCCAGGCAATTGACAAAGCCAAAGCATTTGGATTCGACCTGAACGGAGCGGTAATGGCCTCGGACGCCTTTTTCCCGTTTGCAGATTGCGTTGAAATCGCGCATTTAGCTGGTATAACGGCAGTAGTTCAGCCGGGCGGTTCGATTCGCGACAAGGATTCTACGGATTATTGCAATGCGAATGGCGTAGCGATGGTTACGACCGGCATTCGTCATTTTAAGCATTAA
- a CDS encoding sodium:solute symporter family transporter translates to MQQLQSLDYIVFFFYFILVSGYGYWIYQRKRSTVESTKDFFLAEGSLTWWAIGASLIASNISAEQFIGMSGNGFSMGLGISTYEWMAAATLVIVAVFFMPIYLKNKIYTMPQFLSQRYNPTVSLIMAVFWLALYILVNLTSILYLGALAVSGISGLDFQFCMIALAVFAIIITIGGMKVIGFTDVIQVFFLVIGGLATTYLAINLVSGDAGIDGVMTGIKMMRENHDDHFHMIFPKTSPFYMQLPGLTVLLGGMWIVNLNYWGCNQYITQRALGADLKTARNGILFAAFLKLLMPVIVVLPGIAAYALYSKGMFQAEMLDADGQLNADKAYPVLLNLLPAGLKGLSFAALTAAVVASLAGKANSISTIFTLDIFKNYIGKNSDEKTLVRIGRIVVVVSMILAIIVSPYMGIDKKGGFQFIQEMTGLLSPGIFASFIMGFFWKRTNSAGALFAIVGGFLIALAMHNNYFPFADWTQVPFLDRMGLVFVICVVVMVILGLVLPDEKKGLAIDTSMFIPHRGFIVGAVIVIGIITFLYAHFW, encoded by the coding sequence ATGCAACAATTACAAAGCCTGGATTATATCGTTTTCTTCTTCTACTTTATCCTCGTCTCCGGTTACGGTTATTGGATTTATCAACGGAAAAGGTCAACTGTCGAGTCAACCAAAGATTTCTTTTTAGCGGAAGGCTCCCTGACGTGGTGGGCAATCGGAGCTTCCCTGATCGCTTCCAACATTTCCGCTGAGCAGTTCATCGGGATGTCCGGAAACGGTTTTTCGATGGGTTTGGGTATTTCAACTTATGAATGGATGGCGGCCGCAACATTGGTGATTGTAGCCGTTTTTTTTATGCCGATTTATCTCAAAAACAAGATTTATACAATGCCTCAGTTTTTGAGCCAGCGTTATAATCCTACGGTGAGCTTGATTATGGCCGTTTTTTGGCTTGCGTTGTACATTCTCGTAAACCTTACTTCTATCCTTTATCTGGGAGCGCTGGCCGTTTCGGGTATTTCTGGATTGGATTTCCAGTTTTGTATGATCGCATTGGCCGTTTTTGCGATCATTATCACCATTGGCGGTATGAAAGTGATTGGTTTTACGGATGTTATCCAGGTTTTCTTCCTCGTAATCGGTGGTTTGGCAACGACCTATCTGGCTATTAACCTGGTTTCAGGTGATGCAGGCATCGACGGCGTGATGACCGGTATCAAAATGATGCGCGAAAATCACGACGACCATTTTCACATGATCTTCCCCAAAACGAGCCCGTTTTACATGCAGTTGCCTGGTTTGACGGTTCTCCTTGGCGGGATGTGGATCGTGAACCTGAACTATTGGGGTTGTAACCAATATATTACGCAGCGTGCTTTGGGAGCGGATTTGAAAACGGCCCGTAATGGGATCTTGTTCGCAGCTTTCCTCAAACTTTTAATGCCTGTAATCGTGGTTTTACCGGGTATCGCCGCGTATGCATTATATAGCAAAGGAATGTTCCAGGCCGAAATGCTGGATGCGGATGGCCAGCTGAATGCAGATAAGGCATATCCTGTGTTGCTTAACTTGCTTCCTGCTGGTTTGAAAGGACTTTCGTTCGCAGCATTAACAGCAGCAGTGGTGGCTTCATTGGCTGGTAAGGCAAACAGTATTTCAACGATTTTTACGCTTGATATTTTCAAAAATTACATCGGCAAAAACTCGGATGAAAAAACACTCGTGCGCATTGGTCGTATCGTCGTTGTGGTTTCAATGATCCTTGCGATTATTGTTTCTCCTTATATGGGCATTGATAAAAAAGGTGGTTTTCAATTCATTCAGGAAATGACCGGGTTGCTTTCTCCGGGTATCTTCGCTTCGTTTATCATGGGCTTCTTCTGGAAGCGAACCAATTCCGCAGGAGCCTTATTTGCAATCGTAGGCGGTTTCCTGATCGCCTTGGCCATGCACAACAACTACTTCCCATTCGCTGACTGGACGCAAGTCCCATTCCTGGACCGCATGGGACTCGTGTTCGTGATATGTGTGGTTGTGATGGTGATTTTAGGTCTGGTATTGCCTGATGAAAAGAAAGGATTAGCCATCGACACTTCCATGTTTATTCCGCACCGCGGCTTTATTGTCGGTGCTGTTATCGTGATCGGCATTATCACATTCTTATACGCGCACTTCTGGTAA
- a CDS encoding SDR family oxidoreductase, which produces MNLDLTGKTALVCGSTQGIGLASAIELALLGANVTLVARNEEKLREAVDTLDTSAGQLHRYVVADFADHENVKEAIENYLRLVPDVHILVNNTGGPSGGPIIEADTEQFLKTFQMHVVNNQFLAQAVVPSMKRAGYGRIVNIISTSVKQPIVGLGVSNTIRGAVASWSKTLSLELGQFGITSNNVLPGYTVTSRLDAVLEMRSKNSGKSKEEVARELQSSIPIRRFSEAKEVAAAVAFLCSPAAASINGINLPVDGGRTESM; this is translated from the coding sequence ATGAATCTTGATCTGACTGGGAAAACGGCACTGGTTTGCGGGAGCACGCAGGGAATTGGCCTCGCATCGGCCATTGAACTCGCATTATTGGGCGCAAATGTGACATTAGTAGCGCGTAACGAAGAAAAATTAAGGGAAGCCGTGGATACGCTCGACACATCCGCTGGGCAGCTGCACCGCTATGTCGTGGCTGATTTTGCAGACCATGAGAATGTAAAAGAAGCCATCGAAAATTACCTCCGCCTCGTGCCCGACGTCCACATTCTCGTCAACAACACAGGCGGCCCATCCGGCGGCCCGATCATTGAAGCCGACACCGAGCAGTTTCTCAAAACTTTCCAGATGCATGTTGTTAACAATCAGTTTCTGGCGCAGGCGGTGGTTCCTTCCATGAAAAGAGCAGGATACGGCCGCATTGTGAACATTATCAGCACTTCTGTGAAGCAACCGATTGTGGGTTTAGGCGTTTCCAACACCATTCGAGGAGCCGTCGCGAGTTGGTCCAAGACATTATCCCTCGAATTGGGCCAGTTTGGCATTACATCTAACAATGTTTTACCGGGCTATACAGTTACTTCCCGCCTGGATGCTGTCTTAGAAATGCGCAGCAAAAATTCAGGTAAATCGAAAGAAGAAGTTGCTCGGGAACTGCAATCCAGCATTCCCATCCGCCGATTTAGCGAGGCAAAAGAAGTTGCCGCGGCAGTCGCATTTTTATGTTCGCCGGCCGCAGCTAGCATCAACGGAATCAACTTGCCGGTTGATGGAGGCAGAACGGAGAGCATGTAG
- a CDS encoding TonB-dependent receptor — protein sequence MKRLYCFLFLLVNVLPAFAQGLTITGTVRDSATLAPLPDASIVMDYRKSWSAAEMDAKGNFTINLPSGDHVLVIRHVGYESFKVFIKSGTQKAHFDVLMTTTSSQLEEVIITSKGFDQTIRQPILGSLQINIKTLEKLPSAFGEMDILRSLQMLPGVSSVGEASNGVNIRGGTTDQTLILLDDTPIFNPTHMFGLFSVIPPNTVNSLDLYKGNVPARFGGRVASVLDISTKNPNLDKLRLEGGISLVSNRLMVDVPVIKGKLGIYVAGRGAFNDFILPKLDKQLNNISAKFGELSAKSFWKINNKNTLTFMGYYSNDYFKTDLLTNLPNVVGTDTYYKHMTTNGMLRWLHVISPEVSIQTTAIYAKYAPDIGTKEKETGNVVKLESAVEQRQVKSNINYQLSNHKFETGIIATQYVIAPGTLEPGLSQSVNYIATPTEHANEVAWYADDEINFSKKLAVSLGLRYSFFMATGKAVVRNYLPDQPRDDFSVVDSTVYNKGKISKAYGGPEPRVGLRYALNDRISLKFGYNLMRQYIQVVSNTATPIPTSRWKTSDTHIKPQISHLFTGGFYQSFNDNIYEITLEGYYRNAKNIIDYKPGADFLLQQYPETQMIQGKNKSYGLEMMLSKKKGKLKGWANYTYARSLNIVDEDAALIEKVNRGDWYPANYDKPHTFNASLDITVDSHNSFGFTFAYSTGRPYSEPIGFINYQNNVYPFYDKRNNKRIPDYHRLDFAWNIYNPSMKNRRWQGHWTFSIYNLYARKNAYSVFFKTENAVTKSYQLNIFATPIATVAYNFTF from the coding sequence ATGAAGAGATTATACTGTTTTCTTTTCTTATTGGTCAATGTTCTCCCTGCCTTCGCGCAGGGCCTTACGATCACGGGCACGGTGCGGGATTCGGCGACGCTTGCTCCTTTGCCGGACGCTTCTATCGTAATGGATTACAGGAAAAGCTGGTCGGCTGCGGAAATGGACGCAAAAGGTAATTTCACCATTAACCTGCCCAGCGGCGACCACGTGCTGGTGATCCGGCATGTGGGTTATGAGTCGTTTAAAGTTTTTATCAAAAGCGGCACGCAAAAAGCGCATTTCGATGTGTTAATGACCACCACATCGAGTCAGTTGGAAGAGGTGATCATTACGAGCAAGGGTTTTGACCAAACCATTCGGCAACCTATTCTTGGCTCATTGCAGATCAACATTAAGACGCTTGAAAAGCTGCCTTCGGCTTTCGGTGAGATGGATATTTTGCGAAGCCTGCAAATGCTTCCCGGTGTTTCCAGCGTGGGCGAAGCCTCCAACGGCGTTAATATAAGAGGCGGAACCACGGATCAAACGCTCATTTTGCTGGACGACACGCCAATTTTCAATCCTACGCACATGTTTGGATTGTTTTCCGTCATTCCGCCGAACACAGTCAACAGCCTGGATCTTTACAAGGGAAATGTGCCGGCCCGTTTTGGCGGACGGGTTGCTTCTGTTCTGGATATTTCCACAAAAAACCCCAATCTGGATAAGCTCCGGCTGGAAGGAGGCATTAGCTTGGTTTCAAACAGGTTAATGGTTGACGTACCGGTTATTAAAGGGAAGCTGGGCATATATGTCGCCGGCCGCGGGGCTTTCAATGATTTTATTCTGCCAAAGCTCGATAAGCAGCTTAATAACATCAGTGCCAAGTTTGGCGAGCTTTCTGCCAAGTCATTCTGGAAGATCAACAACAAGAATACGCTCACTTTTATGGGCTATTACAGCAATGATTATTTTAAAACAGACCTGCTCACTAACCTGCCCAATGTTGTCGGGACAGACACTTACTACAAACACATGACGACCAATGGCATGCTGCGTTGGCTGCACGTGATCAGTCCGGAAGTCAGCATTCAAACGACGGCTATTTATGCCAAATATGCGCCGGATATTGGGACGAAGGAAAAGGAAACGGGCAATGTGGTGAAGCTGGAATCAGCGGTGGAACAGCGTCAGGTTAAGTCTAACATTAATTATCAGCTGTCCAACCATAAGTTTGAAACCGGCATTATTGCCACGCAATACGTGATTGCACCCGGGACTTTGGAGCCGGGACTGAGCCAGAGCGTCAACTACATTGCCACGCCAACCGAGCACGCCAACGAAGTGGCCTGGTATGCGGATGATGAGATCAACTTTTCTAAGAAACTGGCCGTTTCCCTCGGATTGCGCTATTCGTTTTTCATGGCGACGGGCAAGGCCGTGGTCAGGAATTATCTGCCTGATCAGCCCAGGGACGACTTTTCGGTTGTGGACTCAACGGTTTACAACAAAGGCAAGATTTCAAAAGCATACGGCGGGCCGGAGCCACGCGTGGGCTTGCGTTACGCATTGAACGACCGCATTTCCCTTAAATTCGGCTATAATCTGATGCGGCAATACATTCAAGTGGTTTCCAACACAGCCACGCCCATTCCTACTTCGCGCTGGAAAACCAGCGATACGCACATTAAGCCGCAAATTAGCCATCTTTTCACGGGCGGATTTTACCAGTCGTTTAATGATAATATTTATGAAATTACGCTGGAAGGTTATTACCGCAATGCTAAGAACATTATTGATTACAAACCCGGGGCAGATTTTCTTTTGCAGCAATATCCGGAAACACAGATGATTCAAGGCAAAAACAAGTCCTATGGCCTTGAAATGATGCTTTCCAAGAAGAAAGGGAAGCTAAAAGGCTGGGCTAATTACACTTATGCGAGGTCACTGAACATTGTGGATGAAGACGCGGCATTGATTGAGAAAGTGAACCGTGGCGACTGGTATCCTGCGAATTACGACAAACCACACACATTCAATGCTTCCCTTGACATTACGGTTGACAGTCACAATTCCTTCGGTTTCACATTTGCGTACAGCACCGGAAGGCCTTACTCGGAACCGATTGGTTTTATCAATTATCAAAATAACGTCTATCCATTTTACGACAAGCGAAATAACAAGCGCATTCCGGATTATCACCGCCTGGATTTTGC
- a CDS encoding peptidylprolyl isomerase, translating into MTKAEMITDKGTMLIEFYDEDAPGAVKNFVDLSKKGFYDGLIFHRVIPDFMIQGGDPTGTGRGGPGYKIDCELNGGNQYHDRGVLSMAHAGRNTGGSQFFICHSRRNTAHLDGNHTCFGKVVEGIDTVDLIRQGDKIQKINIIEEEQA; encoded by the coding sequence ATGACAAAAGCAGAAATGATCACGGACAAAGGCACCATGCTGATCGAGTTCTACGATGAGGATGCTCCCGGGGCGGTGAAAAACTTTGTTGATCTTTCAAAAAAAGGATTTTACGACGGGCTGATCTTTCACAGGGTTATACCGGATTTCATGATTCAAGGCGGAGATCCTACCGGCACTGGTCGTGGGGGTCCAGGCTATAAAATCGATTGTGAGTTAAATGGTGGTAATCAATATCACGACCGTGGTGTGCTTTCTATGGCGCATGCAGGACGTAATACGGGTGGATCACAGTTTTTTATCTGCCATAGCCGCAGAAATACGGCGCATTTGGACGGAAACCACACTTGCTTTGGTAAAGTGGTGGAAGGCATTGACACTGTTGACCTGATCCGTCAGGGAGACAAAATCCAGAAAATCAACATTATCGAGGAAGAGCAGGCTTAA
- a CDS encoding DUF4249 domain-containing protein produces MNYRLSFLLTLIITGITACVEPYSVNFESAKEYIVVDGVVTDLDGPQFITLSKTNPEATNESSEFTQTIWTKGLSTLPLEKAKAKIVVNGSQILNLTEVEPGVYQLPANFKGRVGDAYELDFLMENGKHYKSSAEVMPPVSAVKRAYDVFNPKGIPKLSEYYGEFTPSNDIYLDFDDPAGEKNFYRWQWTLWELQKTCTTCNQGKYYLFDSENGVDGDCFKDLTLKYNDIYDYTCEDLCWDIFYSKDITIFSDIYTNGQGQKDKLVAQIPLLQSNPCLVSLQQNSLTPNAYRFLKLIQDQANNSGTLADTPPAPIQGNVTNQNDKNELIIGFFTASSVAEYRTMLWRKNIKNAAVLNQLFKTIHNRDPILEERSAGRPYIPLAICKKSRSRTPFLPEDWKWTQ; encoded by the coding sequence ATGAATTACAGGCTTTCATTCTTACTGACCCTTATAATAACCGGCATTACGGCTTGTGTGGAGCCTTATAGTGTCAATTTCGAGAGTGCAAAGGAATATATTGTGGTGGATGGCGTGGTTACCGATCTGGATGGGCCGCAGTTTATCACCTTGTCGAAAACCAATCCGGAGGCAACGAATGAAAGCTCAGAGTTCACGCAAACGATCTGGACAAAGGGCCTTTCCACATTGCCGCTGGAAAAAGCGAAAGCTAAGATCGTCGTCAACGGCTCGCAGATCCTTAACCTCACGGAAGTTGAACCGGGCGTCTACCAATTGCCTGCCAATTTTAAAGGAAGAGTAGGAGACGCTTATGAGCTGGATTTTTTGATGGAAAATGGAAAACATTACAAGTCTTCCGCCGAAGTCATGCCGCCGGTTTCGGCCGTAAAACGCGCTTACGATGTTTTCAATCCAAAAGGGATTCCGAAACTTTCTGAATATTATGGCGAATTCACGCCCAGCAACGACATTTACCTTGATTTTGACGATCCTGCCGGTGAGAAGAATTTCTACCGCTGGCAATGGACGCTCTGGGAATTGCAAAAAACCTGCACAACCTGCAACCAGGGAAAATACTATCTTTTCGATTCTGAAAATGGCGTCGATGGTGACTGTTTTAAGGATCTGACATTGAAATACAACGACATTTACGATTATACTTGTGAGGATCTTTGCTGGGACATTTTTTACAGCAAAGACATCACTATTTTCTCGGACATTTACACCAACGGACAAGGGCAAAAGGACAAGCTTGTCGCACAAATCCCCCTTTTACAATCCAATCCATGCCTGGTAAGCTTGCAGCAAAACTCGCTCACACCCAATGCTTACCGTTTTTTGAAACTCATCCAGGATCAGGCGAATAATTCCGGGACGCTCGCCGACACGCCACCTGCGCCCATTCAGGGCAATGTTACGAACCAAAATGACAAAAACGAGCTGATTATCGGTTTCTTTACAGCCTCGTCCGTTGCGGAATACAGAACCATGCTTTGGCGGAAAAATATCAAGAATGCGGCCGTTTTGAACCAGCTTTTCAAGACCATTCACAACCGCGACCCGATCCTGGAAGAGCGCTCGGCCGGACGGCCTTACATTCCCCTGGCCATTTGCAAAAAGAGCAGATCGCGCACGCCATTTTTACCGGAAGATTGGAAATGGACGCAATAA